The proteins below come from a single Mycobacterium parmense genomic window:
- a CDS encoding HypC/HybG/HupF family hydrogenase formation chaperone: MSTTTAIDRGLGAELAEDLAATALTLARRFAAGATMWSIAPEWEPHAQHIAVEFVHPVIVGKRALPAVALTGPDVVDLARVSVRPGDIVIAVSGAHDAGVRSVMRRGPAWGATTIWIGSGERPPAGAADHVLWLDDPDPRVPATGGFVLFYHLLWELTHVCFEHSGLLKPQRAETVCLTCSDEGRLGEVVAPSTGGQAAVRTAQGVENVVTALVDPVGAGDLVLVHAGTAISRVADEGDPR, from the coding sequence ATGAGCACCACCACCGCGATCGACCGCGGCCTGGGCGCCGAACTGGCCGAGGACCTCGCCGCCACCGCCTTGACACTGGCCAGGCGGTTCGCCGCCGGTGCGACCATGTGGTCCATCGCGCCGGAGTGGGAACCGCACGCCCAGCACATCGCGGTCGAGTTCGTGCACCCCGTCATCGTGGGCAAACGCGCGCTGCCGGCGGTGGCGCTGACCGGACCCGACGTGGTCGACCTGGCGCGGGTGTCGGTGCGGCCCGGCGACATCGTGATCGCCGTCTCCGGGGCGCACGACGCCGGCGTGCGCTCGGTGATGCGCCGCGGCCCGGCGTGGGGCGCCACCACGATCTGGATCGGCAGCGGCGAGCGCCCCCCGGCCGGCGCGGCCGACCACGTGCTCTGGCTCGACGACCCCGACCCCCGAGTGCCCGCCACCGGCGGCTTCGTCTTGTTCTACCACCTGTTGTGGGAACTGACCCACGTGTGCTTCGAGCACTCCGGTCTGCTCAAACCGCAACGCGCCGAGACGGTTTGCCTCACCTGCAGCGACGAGGGCCGGCTGGGCGAGGTGGTCGCGCCGTCGACCGGCGGGCAGGCCGCGGTGCGCACCGCGCAGGGCGTCGAAAACGTGGTGACCGCACTCGTCGACCCGGTCGGGGCCGGGGACCTGGTGTTGGTGCACGCGGGCACGGCGATAAGCCGCGTCGCCGATGAGGGGGACCCCCGATGA
- a CDS encoding D-sedoheptulose-7-phosphate isomerase, which produces MTDEPTNFLYPFIDAQEDLDGQGATALLADLAASAQAKAAESLTLRRRTLEANAELLGAAAAEMARRFSAGGRMFTFGNGGSCTDSATLAALFARPPLGRPLPAWSLTADQAILTALGNDVGFELVFARQLIARARAGDIAIAMSTSGNSPNLLTALAEARRGGLYTVGFAGYDGGAFATDPDVDTCFVVGSQSVHRIQESQALLGYRLWVAVHDRLSGQGRGAA; this is translated from the coding sequence ATGACCGACGAGCCGACCAACTTCCTGTATCCGTTCATCGACGCGCAGGAAGACCTCGACGGCCAAGGGGCCACGGCCCTGCTCGCCGACCTGGCCGCGTCGGCGCAGGCGAAGGCCGCCGAGAGCCTGACGCTGCGGCGGCGCACGCTGGAGGCCAACGCCGAACTGCTGGGGGCGGCGGCCGCCGAGATGGCGCGCCGATTTTCCGCGGGTGGCCGGATGTTCACGTTCGGAAACGGTGGCAGCTGCACCGATTCGGCGACACTGGCCGCGCTCTTCGCCCGCCCGCCGCTCGGCAGGCCCCTGCCGGCGTGGTCGTTGACCGCCGATCAGGCCATCCTGACGGCGCTGGGCAACGACGTCGGCTTCGAGCTGGTGTTCGCGCGCCAACTGATCGCCCGGGCCAGAGCCGGCGATATCGCGATCGCCATGTCGACCAGCGGCAATTCGCCCAACCTGCTGACCGCGCTGGCCGAGGCGCGCCGAGGCGGCCTGTACACCGTCGGTTTCGCCGGATACGACGGCGGCGCCTTCGCCACCGACCCCGACGTGGACACCTGCTTCGTCGTCGGTTCCCAGAGTGTGCACCGGATCCAGGAGTCACAGGCACTGCTGGGCTATCGGCTGTGGGTGGCCGTGCACGACCGGTTGAGCGGACAAGGCCGGGGGGCCGCATGA